A single genomic interval of uncultured Desulfobulbus sp. harbors:
- a CDS encoding delta-60 repeat domain-containing protein, with product MQSWLLSLMAALLALTCPFSSVFASTRLDSSFGLSGRVAIELGRRNGGHGLLVQPDGKVVIAGSSTGLQDGSLNFSVVRLDQNGSLDTTFNHEGSIVTSLVPGDDEALAVGRLSDGRIVAGGYSFNGRDRDFALACYLANGTLDYSFGTDGAVLTSIGNSHEEISALVVDPANRIVVAGTSEGTAGKIIVVARYLADGRLDRSFGEQGIALVGVGQDANAEGILLREDGSLVLSGSYVDQRHQAGMLVGLRADGLLNTDFGSQGVAGVPETFQVSEGYGVAEDRDGMLYLAGSIGKPGQREGALFRFTASGGFDFAFGENGARIVRKSTEDDVLYDVVAKNGSISAGGFTQLNGQSQMLLVSLAPVPQTSQDAVSIFDGAENAPIQEVRINGSTRVQIRKLQTWTGEMLLQHMELLQSLLKEPSAGLSQPATSSGTRFRSALTALLSPARAHAATSDVLPRTGGPADALEMQVMATEFGNDTVVCYALTSDMDGQVLAVGTAEDRGASSIVAARFVADDVIDRAVDRPGHRSSHITTLPSTDVSQNALTTGGEITDAFPKKIVRRGVLFSLKPGQAYRQNQVGLAKPSVETWLDRIGQIMLPSAMAADASQGTASDASATPLLEEGITDNGDGKGTFYARLEHLLPSSVYYIRAYAMTAGGEIYYGDQISVRTADACFIATASFGTLLHPCVQILRDFRDTYLAHSAWGHRVVHLYYSFSPPIAAVIAGSPGLRFAVRILLLPLIGFSWISLHLGLAAPLSIMIAITVVGVQRWRFLRQSGKGLHSDRTEKSQKSENLVL from the coding sequence ATGCAGTCATGGTTATTGAGCTTGATGGCAGCGCTCTTGGCACTTACCTGCCCTTTCTCAAGCGTTTTTGCCTCCACCCGGCTTGACAGCTCCTTTGGCCTGAGCGGCAGGGTTGCCATTGAGTTGGGGCGGAGAAACGGCGGTCATGGTCTTCTGGTGCAACCGGATGGGAAGGTCGTCATCGCAGGCTCTTCCACCGGTCTTCAGGACGGTTCACTGAATTTTTCCGTTGTCCGCCTGGATCAGAACGGTTCATTGGACACCACCTTCAACCATGAGGGCTCAATCGTCACCTCCCTTGTTCCGGGAGACGATGAGGCGCTGGCCGTGGGGCGTTTGTCCGATGGCCGCATTGTTGCTGGCGGTTACAGTTTTAATGGCAGGGATCGCGATTTCGCCCTTGCCTGTTACCTGGCCAACGGGACTTTGGATTACAGCTTTGGCACCGATGGTGCCGTGCTCACTTCGATTGGCAACTCCCATGAAGAGATAAGCGCCTTGGTTGTCGATCCCGCCAACCGGATCGTGGTCGCAGGGACCAGCGAGGGCACCGCCGGCAAGATCATCGTTGTCGCGCGCTATCTTGCAGACGGCCGCCTGGACCGGAGTTTTGGCGAACAGGGGATTGCCCTTGTGGGCGTTGGTCAGGATGCCAATGCGGAAGGAATACTCTTGCGCGAAGACGGCTCACTCGTGCTCTCCGGTTCCTATGTCGATCAGCGTCACCAGGCGGGCATGCTTGTCGGCCTCCGCGCCGACGGCTTGTTGAACACCGACTTCGGCAGCCAGGGGGTGGCCGGTGTGCCGGAAACCTTCCAAGTCAGCGAAGGGTACGGTGTTGCCGAAGATCGGGATGGTATGCTCTATTTGGCCGGTTCGATCGGCAAACCCGGGCAGCGGGAAGGCGCACTGTTTCGTTTTACCGCCAGTGGCGGCTTCGATTTTGCCTTTGGCGAGAACGGGGCCAGAATCGTCCGCAAAAGTACGGAAGACGATGTGCTCTACGATGTGGTCGCGAAGAACGGATCCATCAGCGCCGGCGGTTTTACCCAGCTGAACGGGCAATCCCAGATGCTGCTGGTTTCCCTTGCACCGGTGCCGCAAACAAGCCAGGATGCGGTGTCCATTTTTGATGGAGCGGAAAACGCACCCATTCAGGAGGTGCGGATTAATGGCAGTACCCGGGTGCAGATACGAAAACTGCAGACCTGGACCGGTGAGATGCTGTTGCAACATATGGAGTTGCTGCAGTCTCTCCTCAAAGAGCCGTCTGCCGGCCTCAGCCAGCCGGCAACGTCCTCGGGTACCCGGTTTCGCTCGGCACTAACGGCACTGCTTTCTCCGGCCCGGGCCCATGCGGCCACGAGCGATGTCCTGCCGCGGACGGGAGGTCCGGCCGATGCACTGGAGATGCAGGTCATGGCAACGGAATTCGGCAATGATACGGTCGTCTGCTATGCGCTGACCTCGGATATGGACGGCCAGGTGCTCGCCGTGGGTACAGCAGAAGACAGGGGCGCCAGTTCCATCGTCGCGGCCCGCTTCGTTGCCGATGATGTGATTGACCGGGCGGTCGACCGGCCCGGCCATCGCAGCAGCCACATCACAACCTTGCCCTCCACGGATGTGAGCCAAAACGCCCTGACAACCGGCGGCGAGATCACTGATGCCTTTCCCAAGAAGATTGTCCGCCGAGGTGTCCTTTTCAGCTTGAAGCCCGGGCAGGCGTATCGGCAAAACCAGGTGGGCCTGGCGAAACCTTCTGTTGAAACATGGCTGGATCGCATTGGGCAGATCATGCTCCCTTCGGCCATGGCCGCCGATGCATCGCAAGGGACTGCGAGTGATGCGTCTGCCACTCCCCTGCTCGAGGAAGGCATCACCGACAACGGTGACGGTAAAGGGACCTTTTATGCGCGGCTCGAGCATCTCCTGCCCAGCAGTGTATACTACATTCGCGCCTACGCCATGACTGCCGGTGGCGAGATTTATTATGGAGATCAGATAAGTGTCCGTACCGCAGATGCCTGCTTCATCGCCACCGCCTCCTTTGGCACCCTGCTGCACCCTTGCGTGCAGATTCTGCGTGATTTCCGTGATACCTACCTTGCGCATTCCGCCTGGGGGCACCGGGTCGTCCACCTGTATTATTCATTCTCGCCCCCCATCGCCGCCGTTATTGCTGGCAGCCCTGGGCTGCGTTTTGCGGTCCGCATCCTGCTCCTGCCCCTGATCGGTTTTTCCTGGATTTCGCTCCATCTTGGGCTGGCGGCACCCCTGTCGATCATGATCGCGATAACGGTCGTTGGGGTGCAGAGGTGGCGCTTCCTTCGCCAAAGCGGCAAGGGACTGCATTCAGATCGAACTGAAAAAAGTCAAAAATCTGAAAATCTCGTCTTGTGA
- a CDS encoding PEP-CTERM sorting domain-containing protein yields the protein MKTVKIWSLALAFVCTASIAAQAAVIDFESLAHDDAETNWIGAVYQEDGFTLTNVGSPEDENSPSFATFGSAADGFYTGSTALFNDNVEGVTWLTSTDTTVLFSLYSIDLSELFDHAETTDTVTFYGINWLGQTVEQTFTLDGLFGSETFYFSSDFTNLVSVHWAQTDYFVQFDNIATTAPVPEPSTLLLFGAGLIGLSAATKNRSTRN from the coding sequence ATGAAGACTGTAAAAATATGGAGTTTGGCCCTTGCCTTTGTTTGTACCGCCTCGATAGCTGCCCAGGCTGCAGTGATTGATTTTGAGTCGCTTGCCCATGATGACGCAGAGACCAATTGGATTGGCGCCGTGTATCAGGAGGATGGGTTCACCCTGACAAATGTCGGAAGTCCCGAGGACGAAAACAGCCCTTCCTTTGCCACCTTCGGGAGCGCCGCAGATGGATTTTACACCGGTTCCACGGCCTTGTTCAACGATAATGTCGAGGGTGTTACCTGGTTGACCAGCACCGATACCACCGTCTTGTTTTCGCTGTACTCCATTGATCTTTCCGAGTTGTTTGATCATGCCGAGACAACCGATACCGTGACTTTCTATGGGATCAATTGGCTTGGCCAGACTGTAGAGCAAACATTCACCTTGGATGGCCTTTTCGGCTCCGAGACGTTTTACTTTAGTTCCGATTTTACCAACTTGGTCTCGGTGCACTGGGCGCAAACAGATTATTTTGTTCAGTTTGACAATATTGCAACCACCGCACCTGTTCCGGAGCCTTCGACCCTCCTCCTGTTCGGTGCGGGGCTGATCGGGCTTTCTGCTGCAACGAAAAACCGCAGCACAAGGAATTAA
- a CDS encoding metallophosphoesterase, whose product MYLDRRELLKIGGASAAGLALSGLDLPYLPFKPALADAVSENAWCFGVMADTQWKDSDDDDEAASTCALRIVHALNEQFINHGCKFVIQVGDLVNDEAKDGHRNLPYRADACQALYDKGIGFFPVRGNHESSATAAGEMRTLFPQMSGGENSVGATNFTYPFDLLKGLSYSFDYDNVRCVFIDQFVRPDGTNYNGESSYNNNLLDQIDWVETTLEEKGADQHAFVFAHKNLIGQNHKDVLTGANLTANSTERDRFIKILDTNGVGYYLGGHDHVHHRSMVTDAAKTYNVDQIICSSNSYKFYTPKSGDDGREYPVCQELYTIGFYIFTVDGSRVTVDFYSASTGADYGDSDRITTLPETLTFYLRERFGCSLNGGNFAVQRSGAYTDVTSTYSGYTAKILSGTNKNSETDILGRELWKTVNTGWAESSSVVNAASPIFSLWGLVDNLSLYDKSLTGELPASDEPTATDTYTLSISYNTKKFRPSQLVTGRVAIAACGEDQLWKNATAFNTGGSKKFVLGPWKDTYGLGTYGIDTKSGTVWAVLNHESDFVVKYI is encoded by the coding sequence ATGTATTTGGATCGAAGAGAGCTATTGAAGATTGGTGGAGCAAGCGCCGCGGGCCTGGCGCTCTCCGGACTGGATTTGCCCTATCTGCCGTTTAAACCGGCACTGGCAGATGCCGTATCTGAAAACGCCTGGTGTTTTGGGGTCATGGCGGACACCCAGTGGAAGGACAGCGATGACGACGATGAGGCTGCCTCCACCTGCGCGCTGCGTATCGTCCATGCATTGAATGAGCAATTCATCAACCATGGCTGCAAATTCGTCATTCAGGTAGGCGACCTGGTCAATGACGAAGCTAAGGATGGTCATAGAAATTTGCCGTATCGCGCCGATGCCTGTCAGGCCCTTTATGACAAGGGCATCGGGTTTTTCCCGGTTCGCGGCAACCATGAGAGTTCGGCAACTGCCGCTGGCGAAATGCGCACCCTTTTCCCCCAGATGAGCGGAGGAGAGAACAGTGTTGGCGCAACCAATTTCACCTACCCCTTTGATCTGCTCAAAGGGCTTTCCTACAGCTTTGATTACGACAACGTGCGTTGTGTCTTTATCGATCAGTTTGTTCGACCGGATGGAACAAACTACAATGGCGAGTCTTCCTACAACAACAACCTGCTCGACCAGATCGATTGGGTCGAGACAACCTTAGAGGAGAAAGGTGCTGATCAGCATGCCTTTGTTTTTGCACATAAAAACCTCATCGGGCAAAATCACAAGGATGTCCTCACAGGGGCTAACCTGACGGCAAACTCCACCGAGAGGGATCGTTTCATCAAGATTCTCGACACCAACGGTGTTGGCTACTATCTCGGCGGCCATGACCACGTCCATCACCGATCCATGGTGACGGATGCCGCCAAAACCTACAATGTCGATCAGATCATCTGCTCGTCCAACAGCTATAAATTCTATACGCCCAAAAGCGGAGATGACGGACGTGAGTATCCGGTCTGTCAGGAACTGTACACCATCGGGTTTTACATTTTCACTGTCGATGGCTCGCGGGTGACAGTTGATTTTTACTCTGCCAGCACCGGGGCTGATTATGGGGATAGCGACAGAATCACCACCCTTCCTGAGACGCTCACTTTTTATCTGCGGGAACGCTTTGGCTGCAGCTTGAATGGCGGAAATTTTGCGGTGCAACGAAGCGGTGCCTACACCGATGTCACCAGCACCTACAGTGGCTACACTGCAAAGATTCTCAGTGGAACCAACAAAAACAGCGAGACCGATATTCTGGGCCGCGAATTGTGGAAAACCGTGAACACCGGTTGGGCAGAGAGCTCCTCTGTGGTCAATGCCGCCAGTCCGATTTTTTCCCTGTGGGGCTTGGTCGATAACCTGAGCCTCTACGATAAATCTCTGACCGGCGAGTTGCCCGCATCAGACGAGCCCACGGCTACCGATACCTACACCCTTTCCATCAGCTACAACACCAAGAAATTTCGCCCGTCCCAGTTGGTCACCGGCCGGGTTGCCATAGCTGCCTGTGGGGAGGATCAACTGTGGAAGAATGCCACCGCTTTCAATACCGGCGGTAGCAAAAAGTTCGTCTTGGGGCCGTGGAAGGATACATACGGGTTGGGCACCTACGGCATCGATACCAAATCCGGGACCGTGTGGGCCGTGTTGAATCACGAAAGCGATTTTGTTGTTAAGTACATTTAA